CCTCGTAGTCGAGTGTCACGCAGCGGATGCCGCGGTCGCCGGCGAGCGTCTTGGCTTGCGGTTTGATCTCCTGGGCGGCGAACACTCCTGCCACCGGCGCGAGGTGGGGGTCGCGGTTGAGCAGCTCGAGGTACCGGGTGAGCTGCTCGACACCGTCGATGTCACCGCGGCGTTTGACCTCGACCGCGATCGTGCCGCCGTTCGGATTGCGCAGCAGCAGATCGACGGGGCCGATCGCCGTCGGGAACTCCCGGCGCACGAGAGTGAGACCCTCCCCGATCACGTCGACCTGCTCGGCGAGCAGCCGCTGCAGGTCGGCCTCGACACCGTCCTTCTGCAGGCCGGGATCGACGCCGAGCTCGTGCGACGAGTCGTGCAGCACCTCGTAGATCCGCACGAGAAGAGCATCGCCGGTCTTCGCGTGGGTGACCCGCCAGTGTTCGATCACGCCGGCCGACGCCGACTCGGCATCCGGTGCCTCGACGGTCAGGGTGCACGGCGGGCTCATCCAGTTGAGCGGGGCGTGCTGAATGTCTCGATGGAACGCGACGGTGCCATCGGCCTTGATCATGATCAGACGGGTCGCGAGGGGAAGGTGGGTGTTCAGCCGTCCGGAGTAGTCGACGGAGCAGCGGGCGATGATGAGACGCACCCGTCCAGTCTCGCAGGGCGCGCGGGGAGAACCCGCGCGGTCGCTCAGAAGGGTGGCACGGATTCCGCTGGTGGATGCGGTGGTGGGTCGACCGTGAACGCCACGAGCGGGACGGGGGCGTCTTCGCGGTAGACCCGTCCGGTGGGTGAGGTCCATTCGAGGATGCCGCCGGGGTGTTGTCGCACTCTCCAGGAGGTGAACTGCTTCATCGAGTGGTGCCGCTGACACAGGTGGGCGAGGTTCCAGAGCGCGGTGGGGCCGCCCTGCGCGTGGTCGACGGTGTGGTCGATCTCGCAGCGGATCGCGGCCCGTCGGCATCCGGGGAACCGGCAGTGCTGGTCGCGGGCGCGGAGAAATCGGCGCTGCGACTGTGCGGTGCGGTACCGATCGACGGCGATCACGGTCCCGTCGACGGGGTCGGTGAGGATCCGGGTGAGCGTGGGCGCGTTTGCGGCGAGAGCGCGGGCGGTGTCGGCGTCGACCGGGGTACGTCCGACGAGGTCGGCGGGTCCGTCGTCGGCGTCGAGCAGGGTGAGTGCGGGGACGATGACCTGAACCTGCGCACGGATCGCGCCCAGGGCCCCGGGCCGGTCGCCGACCGCGCTGGGGTCGACGGTCGGGCTGCCGGTGAGCAGCATGTCGCTGAGCACGTCGGCGCGAATCTGAGCCATCGTCCGCGTATCGCCATCGCCAACGCCGTCGCCTTCGTGATGGCGGCTGTCGGCGATCACCATCGCCTGCTGCGTAAGACGGTCGAGGATGCCGTGGGCGATGACCGTCGGCACTGTCGCGACGAGGTCGGACATGCCATCAGCCCCGGGGATCACCCGGACCCGGCGGCACGCGCTCGCCGTGCGGTGGCGCTCGGTGAAGGAACGCTCCGCGGTGCGTTCGGCGAGAATCTCCACCGCCGCCCGCACCCGGTTGGGCGTATCCCCCTCACAGAGCCGGATCGCCTCCGCTTCGAACTCCGCCCGCCGCTCGGCGGGAACGAGCCCGCCGGCATCCACGATCACCCGCACATGACCACGCGTGATCCGCTCCGCCTCCCACGCGTCGAGGGTCGCGGGGTAGCTTTCGACGAGTTCACGCGCCTCACCGATCCGCTGCTGCACCGTCCGATCGGTCACCCGCAGCACCCCACCCAGCTCCGCCGCGATCGAGCGCAACACCATGTCGTGCTCCCGCACCGACCCCCGCTGTGCCGCCGCCTCCCGCTCCGCGAGCTGACCTGCCCGCGCCAGCACCCGCACCTCCGCGACCTGGGCCGCCGTCACAGCGCGAGCCACCGCCTCAGTGTCCGCAACGAGACCCGACAGCACAGCCACGAACCGGCCGCCGCTGTCGGTCTCGATGACGCCCCCCGGCGCGATCTCCGTCATACCCCGAGTGTACGGCGACCTTCGGACATTTGTTCGATTCATCCACAGATGACCGTCGCGGCATCCCGGGGAGAGCGACCGCCTCAGTGGTGTCCCGCGCCCACCTTCGACCCCGCGATCGGCTTCGCGGCCCCCGAGGCCAACCCGCTCATCGCGATGAGGCCGACGATGATCCAGAGGGTGTTCAGGATGCCGATCTGGTGGCTGACCCAGCCGAGCACCGGCGGT
The DNA window shown above is from Microbacterium laevaniformans and carries:
- a CDS encoding HNH endonuclease signature motif containing protein; this translates as MTEIAPGGVIETDSGGRFVAVLSGLVADTEAVARAVTAAQVAEVRVLARAGQLAEREAAAQRGSVREHDMVLRSIAAELGGVLRVTDRTVQQRIGEARELVESYPATLDAWEAERITRGHVRVIVDAGGLVPAERRAEFEAEAIRLCEGDTPNRVRAAVEILAERTAERSFTERHRTASACRRVRVIPGADGMSDLVATVPTVIAHGILDRLTQQAMVIADSRHHEGDGVGDGDTRTMAQIRADVLSDMLLTGSPTVDPSAVGDRPGALGAIRAQVQVIVPALTLLDADDGPADLVGRTPVDADTARALAANAPTLTRILTDPVDGTVIAVDRYRTAQSQRRFLRARDQHCRFPGCRRAAIRCEIDHTVDHAQGGPTALWNLAHLCQRHHSMKQFTSWRVRQHPGGILEWTSPTGRVYREDAPVPLVAFTVDPPPHPPAESVPPF
- the nucS gene encoding endonuclease NucS; amino-acid sequence: MRLIIARCSVDYSGRLNTHLPLATRLIMIKADGTVAFHRDIQHAPLNWMSPPCTLTVEAPDAESASAGVIEHWRVTHAKTGDALLVRIYEVLHDSSHELGVDPGLQKDGVEADLQRLLAEQVDVIGEGLTLVRREFPTAIGPVDLLLRNPNGGTIAVEVKRRGDIDGVEQLTRYLELLNRDPHLAPVAGVFAAQEIKPQAKTLAGDRGIRCVTLDYEGMKGVESGAPRLF